TGAGAGATAGGAACTCCATCACCAATGGGAAGGTTAATGCTGTGAGATCCCGTGAGAGAAGTCGTGTTGACCAGAGATGAGAGATGTCGTGTCATATGATCTGAGGCACCAGAGTATACTATCCACTCGTTTAAACCACCAAAAGCATTCAAACACGAGATCATTCCGGAAAAATGATAGTCAATTTCATCATCCATTTCAGATTGATTTGGTGGAGATTTTGATATTTATGGCATCATTCTGGCCAACTGTTCCAACTGTTGTGGAGTAAACAACTGAGATATATCACTTTCCTGAGCATTGGTAGCAAATTTCTGAGGAGAAGACTTCTGTGAGTTGGACCATTTGCTCGCATTTGAACCAAAGTTTCTACGAGCTCCCCCTTGAACAGCCCCTTGTGTAGGTTCCCCTTTTGTAGATTTTGGATGCCAACGTGGATAGCCAATCACTCGCCAACATCTTTCAGAATTGTGGCCTTTAACCCCACACACGGTGCAAGTAACAACACTTCTTTCAGTATTTTTATCAGCATAACTTTTGCTATACATAGCCATTAATTCACCACCAGATTGAGAAGTGCCCATATTCAGTAGCAAACGTTGTGCCTCTTCTTGTTCGAGTGCTGAACATGCCACTTCTATGGTGGGAAGGGGAACTTGTAGCAACAACTAGCTTCTTTGAGAATTATATTGTTCATCCAATCCATTCAAAAATTGAAACAAGCGAGATTCCTCTTTCTGGAGATTTATAGCTTCTAACAGTTTTAACACATCTACAACAGGGGCCGCCACTGTAGGTAGTAGATTAAGAGAATCCAACTCCTCCCAGACAGCTTTCATGGATGTATAGTACTCCGTAACAGTGGCAGAGTTTTGCTTTAACTCGTACAAATCTGGGCTAAGCTTATATTTTCTACTACCATTGGTTAAAGAAAATCGTTTTTCAAGATTAAACCAAATATCCTTAGCATTTTGCATATACATCACAGATCTTTTAATGGTTGGTGAAACATTATAAGTAAGCCACGCAATCACCATGTTATTACATACTTCCCACATTTCAGCTTTAGACAGATCATCA
This genomic interval from Apium graveolens cultivar Ventura chromosome 8, ASM990537v1, whole genome shotgun sequence contains the following:
- the LOC141679817 gene encoding uncharacterized protein LOC141679817 — translated: MAGSRITYQEMMNPLFLHPSDNANSIQVEKLQGSSDYRSWKRSMEINLSSKRKLGFITGTVPMPTDDLSKAEMWEVCNNMVIAWLTYNVSPTIKRSVMYMQNAKDIWFNLEKRFSLTNGSRKYKLSPDLYELKQNSATVTEYYTSMKAVWEELDSLNLLPTVAAPVVDVLKLLEAINLQKEESRLFQFLNGLDEQYNSQRS